CTGCATCTATCTTTTCGATAAAACGGTTCACCTTTCTCAGCGAGGCATACAATCCGCCCCAGGCATCGATGGGGTTGTAGGTGGGCGACAGCAATCCTTTGGTAAACACCTGCGGCCCGTTAAAATACACGACGGGGCATTTGGCTTCATCCGAGGCTACTGCGTAGGTGAAGCTGTTTACCGGCATCCACTCGTTGGGAAGATCGGCGTAGATATTAGCCAGATAGCTTTCCGTCTGCACATAATCTCCAAATACTTCTCCTTCGGTTAGCCCTCCGGTTTCCGCCTTATTCAGATAATCGTTTACTTTTGAACAGCCTGTTGTGCAGATGACTGCGGCAACACAAATTATTAACCTGAGTTTCATTAATACAGTTGAATTAAAAGATTAGAAACTAACTGACGCGCCTATGTTCAATACCTTCTGGGCCGGATAAATGGTTCCGTTGGTATTGCTGGCCCAGTACTCCGGATCGAGAATAGGCTGCGCCCTTGTCCAGGTGATGAGGTTATTACAGTTAGCGTATATCCTGCAGTTATCAAAAGATGCTTTCTTAGTCAGTCGTACATTCCGGAAGGTGTAGCCGATCTCCATATTCTTCAGGCGGACGTAGCTGTTGTCTTCCAGGTAAAAGGAAGAAACGCGGTGGTTATTACTATTACCGCCATAGTGCAGGGCGGGCCAGGTAGCGGTAGCCGCGGTAGCGGGTGTCCAGCGGTTCAGATGCTCCTGCCGTACTTTTCCTCCTTCATAAAATTCCCAGGAAATGCCACCCACCATGGTACGGTTGCTGTTGGCGGCGCCCTGAAACAGGAAGCTGAGGTCGAAATTCTTCCAGCTCACCTGCCCTGCTATACCGAAAAATATTTCCGGTATGTTGCTACGTCCGATAGGCCCTACGTCGTTATCATCTATCACACCATCGCCATTCAGATCTTTATACTTGATATCGCCGGGAATCACTTTTCCAAACTGCGAAGGACTAAGGCGTATATCCATTTCATCTTTGAAGAAGCCAATGGCAGTGAGCCCCATGATCTGGCCAAGCGGATGCCCGGTCTGGTACATATAGTCATATGCCCGGTGCTGCTCATCAATAAAGATTACTTTATTCCTTGCATACGACATATTTCCACTGATGGAGTAAGTAACTTTGTTGATGGTATTGCGGTGTCCCAATTCCACTTCGAAGCCGCTGTTATTGACTTTTCCCATGTTGGCCGGAGGAAGATTTTTGTCAGACATGCCAATGATAGCGGGTACAGAAGAACGGGTAATGAGAATATTGTGTCTTTTTTCAGTGAAGTAATCAGCCGTGAGGGTGATCAGGTTTTTCAACAGCTTCAGTTCGAAGCCTACGTTAAATTTGCGGGCTGTTTCCCAGGTAACATCCGGGTTAGCCATAGCGCCTTCATAGATACCGGGGATACCATATACCTGGTCGCCATACAGATAACCGGAAGCAGGATCTCTCGTATACTCCGAAGAAAACAGCCAGCGGCGACCGCTGAGCTGATCGTTACCGGTGATACCATAAGAACCTCTCAGTTTCAGGAAATCAATCACGCGGTTCTGACGGAGAAAAGATTCTTCCGACAGTATCCATCCTGCAGAAACAGCCGGGAAAAAGCCGTAACGGTGCGCCTTTGAAAAGTTATCGGTTCCATTGTAGCCGGCGTTGAATTCTGCGAAATATTTGTATTTGTAATTGTAAGTCAGGCGGGTCACCAATCCCTGGGAAACAAAAGGAATCTGGTTGCCGATTACCTTTTGCGTACGATTGGCCAGCACGAGGCCAGATACTTCATGTGGACCGAAATTCCGCAGGTAGTTGAGCGACAGGTCCATCCAGATATCCCGGTTCTGCGCATAGGCCGATACCGGAGCCGACAACGGCACATCATTCCCGAGATAAGAGTAATTTGCCGGATCATCGTAGGCGCCCATGCCTTTATACACCGCGCTTTTCACCTGTTTATCACGTCTGAAACCATTCTGGAAATAACCGTCAAATGAGTAGTTGCCTTTCACTGACAATCCCTGCGTGATGAAATTCAGTTTCCTTGTAAGCGATAACATACCCGACAGCGAAGAGTTAAATGACTCTTTAAATCCGGTGGCATTCAGCAGTCGCGCGGGATTCAGGAACACCCCATTTTCACCGTAATAACCGGTTGGGTACTTCACCGGGAAAGCATTGGGTGGTACCTGGTTCAGTGTCCAGAAAAGATCGGCCACAGAAACGTTAGGATCTCTTTTATTTTCGATGGCGCCATAGAGATTCAGCGCCATGGAAAAATTCTCATCGAAATCGATATCTACATTCGAACGGAAATTATAGCGTTTGAAGTCTGATTTCGGATTATACTGTTTGTTCTTTTCTGTTTTATAAATGCCACCCTGATCAGTATACCCCACATTCACGAAATACCGGGCCTGCCTGCTACCGCCGCTGATATTGAAGTTCGCCTGTGTTTGCAGCGCAGGTTTCATCATCTCCCCCAGCCAGTCTACATCCGGATATTTCAACGGATCGGAGCCAGTGCGGTAAGCTTCCAGCGCAGTAGCATTATATGGTGGCGTACCACCGGGATGATCGTTGAGATAGGCTTCATTGGCCAATGTAGCATAACCGTAAGCGTTCAGGTACTTAGGCAAACGGGTACTTTGCTGCACGGCATGCTGAACGCTCATGGTAATAGCCGGCTTCCCTGTTTTGCCACGCCGGGTAGTAACGATGATCACGCCGTTGGCGCCCTTCACCCCGTACAAAGCCGTGGCGGAGGCATCTTTCAATACCGTTATATTCTCTATTTCATTGGCATCGAGCAGAGAAATAGCGCTGTAGTCTTTCTGAACGCCATCGATGGTGATCAGCGGATCTGCACCATTCAGCGTAGCGCGGCCGCGGATCAGGAGCTGCGACTTATCATTACCCGGCTCGCCACTGATCTGAATGGCTGTTAATCCCGGCAGGCGGCCTGCCAGCGCGTTGGTGATATTAGCCACCGGGCTTTGTTTCAGCTCCTTCGTTGTAATAGAGGCGGTGGCGCCGGTTTGCGCAATTTTCTTTTGCGTTTGTCCGAACCCCAGCACCACCACTTCGTTCAGGCCCTGCCCGTCGGATGTTTGCAATAATACGCTGAGCGAACGGCTGTTTTCTACAGCTACCACCTGGGTAACGTAACCCATATACGAAAAAGACAGGCTATCTCCTTTTTCTGCAAACACCCTGAACTTTCCATCTGCATCAGTAGTAGTGCCCCTGGAAGTGCCCACTACTTTTACAGATACACCAGGCAGTGCAATACCATCGGTTTTAGCTGTTACCTTACCCGAAACAGCGGTCGACGAATCTGCACGTACAGGCGCTGGTATGGCCTGTTTCCCGGGGACGATAAAAATTTTCTTTTCAGTTACCCTGTACCCGAATGGCTGATCTGCCAGCGCTGCTTTCAACAGTTTTTCGAGCTGCGCGTTTTTCATGTCGATACTGATTTTCCGGGCATTCCTGATAACGCTCTCGCTATAGATCACGTGGTAATCGCTTTGCCGCTCTACTGCCTGAAAGAATTCCTGTATAGGGGCGTTTCTGAGGTTCACGGAAATGCCGGCCGACTGCGCCCTCGCGGTGACTGCGGACAGGATAACCAGAATCATAAAGTGGAACCAACAGGCAATGAAATACCTGGCCTGTCGCCAGGTCGATGCAACTCTTTTCATAAGTGATGTTAAGATTATCGGCTGATAAAGTCCCTTTTCAGGGGATATTCGTTCTCGTTGTTATTTATATGGAAGTACAGTAATTACATTTCCTTCTACGTGAAATTTCGCCAGCCCGGTCATCTCCATCATCTTCAGCAATTCTCCTACCGGTATATTACGTTCTACCGTTCCCGTGAAATAATTGCTGTTGGGCTGCATACCGGCATCATACATTACTTTAATGTTATACCACCTGGCCAATACGGTAAAGATTTCTCCGAAGCTCGCATGGTGGAAAACAAAATTGCCATTTC
The genomic region above belongs to Chitinophaga sp. 180180018-3 and contains:
- a CDS encoding TonB-dependent receptor, yielding MKRVASTWRQARYFIACWFHFMILVILSAVTARAQSAGISVNLRNAPIQEFFQAVERQSDYHVIYSESVIRNARKISIDMKNAQLEKLLKAALADQPFGYRVTEKKIFIVPGKQAIPAPVRADSSTAVSGKVTAKTDGIALPGVSVKVVGTSRGTTTDADGKFRVFAEKGDSLSFSYMGYVTQVVAVENSRSLSVLLQTSDGQGLNEVVVLGFGQTQKKIAQTGATASITTKELKQSPVANITNALAGRLPGLTAIQISGEPGNDKSQLLIRGRATLNGADPLITIDGVQKDYSAISLLDANEIENITVLKDASATALYGVKGANGVIIVTTRRGKTGKPAITMSVQHAVQQSTRLPKYLNAYGYATLANEAYLNDHPGGTPPYNATALEAYRTGSDPLKYPDVDWLGEMMKPALQTQANFNISGGSRQARYFVNVGYTDQGGIYKTEKNKQYNPKSDFKRYNFRSNVDIDFDENFSMALNLYGAIENKRDPNVSVADLFWTLNQVPPNAFPVKYPTGYYGENGVFLNPARLLNATGFKESFNSSLSGMLSLTRKLNFITQGLSVKGNYSFDGYFQNGFRRDKQVKSAVYKGMGAYDDPANYSYLGNDVPLSAPVSAYAQNRDIWMDLSLNYLRNFGPHEVSGLVLANRTQKVIGNQIPFVSQGLVTRLTYNYKYKYFAEFNAGYNGTDNFSKAHRYGFFPAVSAGWILSEESFLRQNRVIDFLKLRGSYGITGNDQLSGRRWLFSSEYTRDPASGYLYGDQVYGIPGIYEGAMANPDVTWETARKFNVGFELKLLKNLITLTADYFTEKRHNILITRSSVPAIIGMSDKNLPPANMGKVNNSGFEVELGHRNTINKVTYSISGNMSYARNKVIFIDEQHRAYDYMYQTGHPLGQIMGLTAIGFFKDEMDIRLSPSQFGKVIPGDIKYKDLNGDGVIDDNDVGPIGRSNIPEIFFGIAGQVSWKNFDLSFLFQGAANSNRTMVGGISWEFYEGGKVRQEHLNRWTPATAATATWPALHYGGNSNNHRVSSFYLEDNSYVRLKNMEIGYTFRNVRLTKKASFDNCRIYANCNNLITWTRAQPILDPEYWASNTNGTIYPAQKVLNIGASVSF